In one Leptospiraceae bacterium genomic region, the following are encoded:
- a CDS encoding AAA family ATPase, with product MQWLNIQFSFSETYVPTYFLLTGAFVSIYVVYYLYIYLQDTDLKMPEDPQSPIKGLQSFRQEDYALFKRLQREDIAGECFQFITSKNYRLGILCGESGVGKTSLIQASLIPRLSGENSTFQCVYIKLSNEYVISSIRNAFIKQLDLPEEETRDKDFINLLNKAREKVGGKTLVLIFDQFEQFFVHRKTREKRKPFLDIIEDWYKNYGRYPMKIFICIRNDLMGYLFEFQETIEYPLIATQNYFYIEKFTPNQAFQIIKVIAEKENLTFDDEFVRELTETELADRQDGLVSPADIQIFALMVREHKIRGAKAFTREAYEKLGGIESLLFRFLREQLYRPGRKKNVAIYILILLTDLERNVRSGVRTLKYIQNRLKSIAGEKTIQSSLNWLKRLGIVAEVPQMGEDKFAYELTHEKLILPLQKLAGPLIYSSERTNQILDNYYRRWLGNEHAKKFLLGFRDYLKVRKYRPFLNWGTEKEQKEDFIILSEKNLLKTFLLICFSILLLFSPAMLWFSNTGQIWQIQKDIISLLKKTEKNSSWLKRIAASFLIKGEIEKLNKVLENIEEPSLKVKTYLELFRITSILSKRELSDLFFREARKIQDEIEDIPIKARLQIEIADRIWEKPERRTEAVFLLKDVRDSLVPKIESNKIKVDILLEIVDYLFKKKQKEDIISFIDAAEPYTDGIDDNVHKSIALSKLFKYSVLSGKPKELKSFLKDINTIHKKIKSYTYKTEAEMIQALSLSEIGKITGEEEFFKEAADIAEDIKLKPDRYATLRDISSQALDKARETNEIKFVELAAKVAKEIGSDSDRAYCLLQISKYVSSKDNEGDIDFYLKKAEDAMDDISLAESRANMYSELAALYIQKKKYDKAMKLLKAALKTSKRIRYPYEKASVLREIARLSLQIGDKKQALQLINISMEQVKDVREDFYKVSSMVELGKLYAESGELEKCIEILRNATELAALIYYESYRSESLRNIATTAAELGMNFHNESLLKYSIFIINTIKTSADKARVLRDISIIYSKLGKNKEANKLLAESLKSVKDIPEEHFRFAALRSIAELYVQNKNWFKARNIINQITDPATRIQVFGYLLQKEAETKEPDLKKLELDKSYEEYTFLW from the coding sequence TTGCAATGGTTGAATATACAATTTAGCTTTTCAGAAACCTATGTTCCAACTTATTTTCTTTTAACCGGGGCTTTCGTTTCGATTTATGTCGTATATTATCTTTATATATACCTTCAAGATACAGATCTTAAAATGCCGGAAGATCCACAATCTCCTATCAAAGGTCTGCAATCTTTTCGTCAGGAAGACTATGCACTTTTCAAACGCCTGCAAAGAGAAGATATTGCCGGTGAATGTTTCCAATTTATTACATCTAAAAATTACAGATTAGGAATTCTTTGTGGGGAATCGGGAGTGGGCAAGACCTCTCTCATTCAGGCCTCTCTAATTCCTCGTTTATCCGGTGAAAATTCAACTTTTCAATGTGTATATATCAAACTCTCCAACGAGTATGTTATTAGCTCTATCCGCAATGCATTCATTAAACAATTAGACTTACCGGAAGAAGAAACCCGTGATAAAGATTTTATAAACCTCTTAAATAAGGCCAGGGAAAAGGTGGGTGGGAAAACCCTGGTCCTAATCTTTGATCAATTTGAGCAATTTTTTGTTCATCGAAAAACACGAGAAAAGCGAAAACCATTTTTGGACATCATCGAAGACTGGTATAAAAATTATGGTCGATACCCGATGAAAATATTCATCTGTATTCGTAACGACCTGATGGGATATTTATTTGAATTTCAGGAAACTATCGAATATCCTTTAATTGCCACCCAAAACTATTTTTATATAGAAAAATTTACACCCAACCAGGCATTTCAAATTATTAAAGTGATTGCTGAAAAAGAGAACCTGACTTTTGATGATGAGTTTGTTCGTGAACTTACCGAAACAGAGTTAGCCGATAGACAGGATGGCCTTGTTTCTCCTGCTGATATCCAAATATTTGCTTTAATGGTAAGGGAACATAAAATCAGGGGAGCCAAGGCCTTTACCCGTGAAGCCTATGAAAAATTGGGCGGGATAGAGAGTTTATTATTCCGCTTTCTCAGAGAGCAACTTTACCGACCCGGACGTAAGAAAAATGTAGCTATATATATTCTAATTCTTCTTACCGACCTGGAAAGAAACGTTCGTTCGGGTGTTAGAACTCTAAAGTATATTCAAAATCGCTTAAAAAGTATCGCCGGGGAAAAAACGATTCAATCCAGTCTAAATTGGTTAAAGCGCCTGGGTATTGTAGCAGAAGTTCCTCAGATGGGAGAAGACAAATTTGCATATGAACTCACTCACGAAAAGTTGATTCTTCCGCTTCAGAAACTTGCTGGCCCTCTTATCTATTCATCAGAAAGAACCAATCAGATTCTTGATAACTATTACCGAAGATGGCTCGGAAATGAACATGCAAAAAAATTTCTTTTAGGTTTTAGAGATTATTTAAAGGTTCGAAAATATAGACCTTTCCTGAACTGGGGTACAGAAAAAGAACAGAAAGAAGATTTTATTATCCTCAGTGAAAAAAATCTTTTAAAGACTTTTCTTCTTATCTGCTTTTCAATTCTCTTACTATTTTCTCCGGCTATGCTCTGGTTTTCCAATACAGGACAAATCTGGCAGATACAAAAAGATATTATTTCTCTATTAAAGAAAACGGAAAAAAACTCTTCCTGGTTAAAACGGATCGCTGCTTCTTTTCTTATTAAAGGAGAAATCGAAAAACTAAATAAAGTGTTAGAAAATATAGAAGAACCATCTCTAAAAGTTAAAACTTATTTAGAACTATTTCGTATAACTTCTATTCTTTCAAAAAGAGAACTCTCCGATCTCTTCTTTAGAGAAGCAAGAAAGATTCAGGATGAGATAGAAGATATTCCTATCAAAGCCCGTCTACAGATAGAAATAGCAGATAGAATATGGGAAAAGCCTGAAAGAAGAACAGAAGCCGTTTTTCTTCTAAAAGATGTTCGAGATAGCCTTGTTCCTAAAATTGAATCAAATAAAATTAAGGTAGATATTTTACTGGAAATTGTAGATTACCTTTTTAAGAAGAAGCAGAAAGAAGATATTATAAGCTTTATAGATGCAGCAGAGCCGTACACAGATGGAATTGATGATAATGTCCATAAAAGTATAGCCCTATCTAAGCTCTTTAAATACTCCGTATTAAGTGGCAAACCAAAAGAATTAAAATCATTTTTAAAAGATATAAATACCATTCATAAAAAAATAAAAAGTTACACATATAAAACTGAAGCAGAAATGATACAGGCTTTATCTTTATCTGAAATAGGCAAAATAACAGGAGAAGAAGAATTCTTTAAAGAAGCGGCAGATATAGCTGAAGATATAAAATTAAAACCGGATCGTTATGCTACCTTGAGAGATATTTCTTCTCAAGCCCTCGATAAAGCCAGGGAAACAAATGAGATAAAATTTGTAGAGCTTGCAGCAAAGGTTGCAAAAGAGATAGGTTCGGACTCGGATAGGGCCTATTGCTTACTACAGATAAGTAAATATGTATCATCAAAAGACAATGAAGGAGATATTGATTTTTATCTAAAAAAAGCAGAAGATGCAATGGACGACATTAGCCTTGCAGAATCAAGGGCAAATATGTACAGCGAATTAGCAGCTTTGTATATTCAAAAGAAAAAATATGATAAAGCCATGAAACTCTTAAAGGCAGCACTCAAAACTTCCAAACGTATCCGATATCCTTATGAGAAAGCAAGTGTCTTGAGAGAAATTGCAAGACTCAGTTTACAAATCGGTGATAAAAAGCAAGCCTTACAATTAATTAATATATCAATGGAACAGGTAAAAGATGTTCGAGAAGATTTTTATAAAGTAAGTTCAATGGTGGAGCTCGGAAAATTATACGCAGAATCGGGGGAATTAGAAAAATGTATCGAGATATTAAGGAACGCTACGGAATTAGCCGCCCTGATTTACTATGAATCCTATCGCTCCGAATCTTTGCGAAATATTGCGACAACAGCAGCAGAACTCGGTATGAATTTCCATAATGAAAGCTTATTAAAATATTCTATATTTATAATTAACACGATAAAGACCAGTGCCGATAAAGCAAGAGTATTAAGAGATATTTCAATTATCTACAGTAAACTCGGCAAAAATAAAGAAGCCAATAAACTTCTTGCTGAGTCACTTAAAAGTGTAAAGGATATACCGGAGGAACATTTTCGTTTCGCAGCCTTACGCAGCATTGCAGAACTTTATGTTCAAAACAAAAACTGGTTTAAAGCCCGGAATATTATAAATCAAATTACGGATCCGGCTACTCGAATTCAAGTTTTCGGATACCTATTGCAAAAAGAAGCAGAAACTAAAGAGCCGGACTTGAAAAAATTAGAACTGGATAAAAGTTACGAAGAGTATACTTTTTTATGGTAA
- a CDS encoding AAA family ATPase, which translates to MVDVSKKIQQIMNLVERGKYFTISRPRQYGKTTTLYLLEKSLKDKYLLISTSFEGVGETKFETEENLCSTVFYTLSKGLIYESDDFKEKFLKLGNGLKTFEQVSEAIAKFVKQQEKKVILIIDEVDKASNHSIFLNFLGMLRNKYLNRDKGSDFTFHSVILAGVHDVKNIKKKLRPDSEAYYNSPWNIATEFKIDMSFSAEEIQSMLNQWKEENDDRKMDVPLLSEEIYKFTSGYPFLVSKICKLIDEDLDREWTIEGIKKAINIILAEQNTLFDDLIKNIENHSELNEILQSIIVNGKSYNYNIDNFIIDMGVMYGIFKRGSSDKLLIDNKIFEIRISNYFTSKIELSNIPIDEYTFQNAYIDSSGNLDMERVLLKFQEFIKSTYSDRDIEFYERHGRLLLIAFVKPIINGNGFYYLEAQHSYERRSDMIITFNKKEYILELKLWYGADYHKEGLLQLAGYLDSRNHAVGYLVAFNFNQNKEYTNKWSEVENKKIFEVMV; encoded by the coding sequence ATGGTGGATGTAAGCAAAAAAATTCAGCAAATCATGAATTTAGTTGAGCGGGGAAAATACTTTACAATCAGCCGTCCGAGACAATACGGAAAAACCACGACTTTATATCTTTTAGAAAAATCACTCAAAGACAAATACCTTTTAATTTCCACCAGTTTTGAGGGGGTTGGAGAAACGAAATTTGAAACGGAAGAGAACCTTTGCTCAACTGTTTTTTATACACTCTCCAAAGGCTTAATCTACGAAAGTGATGACTTTAAGGAAAAATTTCTGAAATTAGGAAATGGTCTAAAAACATTCGAACAGGTATCGGAAGCGATTGCCAAATTCGTAAAACAACAAGAAAAGAAAGTCATTTTAATAATAGATGAAGTGGATAAAGCAAGCAATCATTCTATTTTTCTGAATTTCCTCGGAATGTTGAGAAATAAATATCTGAATAGGGATAAGGGAAGTGATTTTACTTTCCACAGTGTAATATTAGCCGGTGTTCATGACGTGAAAAATATCAAGAAGAAGTTGCGTCCTGATAGTGAAGCTTATTACAACAGTCCCTGGAACATAGCGACTGAATTCAAAATAGATATGAGTTTTAGTGCAGAAGAAATTCAGTCAATGTTGAATCAATGGAAAGAAGAAAATGATGATAGGAAGATGGATGTACCCTTATTAAGTGAGGAGATTTATAAATTTACATCCGGTTATCCTTTTCTGGTTAGCAAGATTTGTAAGCTTATCGATGAAGATTTGGATAGAGAGTGGACTATCGAGGGAATCAAAAAAGCAATAAATATAATATTAGCAGAGCAGAATACATTATTTGATGACTTGATTAAGAATATAGAAAACCATTCTGAATTAAATGAAATCTTACAATCCATAATAGTCAATGGAAAAAGTTATAATTACAATATAGATAATTTCATTATCGATATGGGAGTAATGTATGGTATTTTCAAGAGAGGTTCATCGGATAAATTGTTGATTGATAATAAAATATTTGAAATTAGGATATCTAATTATTTTACATCAAAAATAGAATTATCAAATATACCAATTGATGAATATACCTTTCAAAACGCTTATATAGACTCATCCGGCAACCTCGATATGGAACGTGTTCTACTCAAGTTCCAGGAATTTATTAAAAGCACCTATTCCGACAGGGACATCGAATTCTACGAAAGGCATGGAAGGCTATTGCTTATCGCTTTTGTTAAGCCCATCATAAACGGTAATGGTTTTTACTATCTGGAAGCACAGCATAGTTATGAGCGCAGAAGTGATATGATAATTACCTTTAATAAGAAAGAATATATCCTCGAACTAAAACTCTGGTATGGAGCGGACTACCACAAAGAAGGCTTGCTACAATTAGCAGGCTATCTGGACAGTAGAAACCATGCAGTAGGTTATCTGGTTGCTTTTAACTTTAACCAAAACAAGGAGTATACGAACAAATGGAGCGAAGTCGAAAACAAAAAAATCTTTGAAGTGATGGTTTAA
- a CDS encoding Ig-like domain-containing protein, whose protein sequence is MKSFLFIFFFLLSSCVPNIHFNNLFEANPGFFLHYLALLEDVTPPEINFSVPSNYETEISRNRSILVVYDEPILASSVTSDTIKVYAGNEEVKGSIKTSKNSLSFKPETYFLANTKHRVKVQNTVRDLSGNVKPVLQEETLEFTTGNDIDTTSPAFKESTPSTGATDVATNSGINLVFTEVLDPQTVTDENMVLKQGDSIVEKTITYYGSVVQIKPTSSEGMQSFTTYQININTGIKDLAGNALASAQTISFTTNDTSDKTPPAVESTIPSDTAVDISNNTPIIFNLSETPDVTSIKNGVLMVEELASETVALPVMGSTTLEGKSLVFKPKKSFTTERKHRVTLTNSLTDMAGNALAESKVITFTTARLVTYTIGGSISGLSGTLVLQNNAGDDLSLTSAGTFTFSTAVANSYSVTVKTQPTGQTCTVTNGNGAATANVTGVSVSCATSTFSISGNLSGMGSGKNIILQLNSGNDLTLSANGSFTFGTSINYDSSYTVTVKTNPSTQTCTVLGGTGSAIGNVNNIIISCDPYMEPKTWYVDNGDGTVYDKSTGLTWMKCSMSNNPGVPRTGDDCSVGTIGLYKYCGEADSDCNGGTTSGTYGTLITSGFSGTYSGSYGTVYNTGVWNHYIAYKACNDANTTPTGGFTGRVDWRLPSLIELESLIDLSGNNYPAVSNAKINGNFFPDTLAYYYWSSSAFRGHNSLAMTVVFHFGGISSISKATSFYVRCVSGP, encoded by the coding sequence ATGAAATCTTTTTTATTTATATTTTTTTTCTTATTATCCTCCTGTGTGCCGAATATTCATTTTAACAATCTTTTTGAAGCGAATCCGGGATTTTTCCTGCACTACCTTGCCCTACTCGAAGACGTGACTCCTCCCGAAATAAACTTTAGTGTGCCCTCTAACTATGAAACGGAGATTTCGAGAAATCGTTCTATACTTGTAGTCTATGATGAACCGATACTGGCAAGCTCTGTCACATCTGATACAATAAAAGTCTATGCGGGAAATGAAGAGGTGAAGGGAAGCATTAAGACGAGTAAGAATTCCCTTAGCTTTAAACCCGAAACCTATTTTTTGGCAAATACGAAGCATAGGGTGAAAGTTCAAAATACGGTGAGGGATTTGAGTGGGAATGTAAAGCCTGTTTTACAGGAAGAAACTCTTGAGTTTACTACAGGAAATGATATAGATACCACTTCTCCCGCATTTAAGGAAAGTACTCCTTCAACAGGTGCGACAGATGTGGCGACTAATTCGGGAATCAATTTGGTATTTACAGAGGTTTTGGATCCACAAACTGTGACAGATGAGAATATGGTTCTAAAACAGGGAGATAGTATTGTAGAAAAAACCATTACCTATTACGGATCTGTCGTGCAGATAAAACCTACCAGTAGCGAAGGAATGCAATCCTTCACTACATATCAGATAAACATCAACACCGGTATTAAAGACCTTGCCGGCAATGCCCTTGCATCCGCACAGACGATTAGTTTCACCACGAATGATACATCCGATAAAACTCCACCAGCGGTCGAGTCTACTATTCCTTCGGATACTGCTGTGGATATTTCGAATAATACTCCTATTATTTTCAATCTCTCAGAAACTCCCGATGTGACAAGTATCAAAAATGGAGTTTTAATGGTAGAGGAACTGGCTTCTGAGACTGTAGCATTACCTGTGATGGGTAGCACTACATTAGAAGGAAAAAGTCTCGTTTTTAAGCCAAAGAAAAGTTTCACTACAGAACGAAAGCACAGAGTTACTCTTACTAATTCTCTCACAGATATGGCAGGGAACGCTTTGGCGGAAAGTAAGGTAATTACCTTTACTACCGCGAGACTTGTAACCTATACCATCGGAGGAAGCATCAGTGGACTGAGTGGAACTCTTGTATTGCAGAACAACGCCGGGGATGATCTAAGCCTGACATCCGCAGGAACCTTTACCTTTTCTACAGCAGTGGCAAACAGTTACTCTGTTACAGTGAAAACTCAGCCCACAGGCCAGACCTGCACAGTCACCAATGGCAATGGAGCAGCCACAGCAAATGTAACTGGTGTCAGTGTTAGTTGTGCAACATCTACTTTTTCCATCAGTGGAAATCTTTCCGGAATGGGAAGCGGGAAAAATATTATTTTGCAATTAAACTCCGGAAATGATTTAACGTTGTCCGCAAATGGTAGTTTTACATTTGGAACAAGTATCAATTATGACAGTTCCTATACTGTAACAGTAAAAACGAATCCTTCCACACAAACTTGTACAGTGTTAGGAGGGACAGGATCAGCGATTGGAAATGTCAACAATATTATAATATCTTGCGACCCCTATATGGAGCCAAAGACTTGGTATGTGGATAATGGAGATGGAACGGTTTATGATAAAAGTACAGGACTAACGTGGATGAAATGTAGTATGAGTAATAACCCTGGCGTCCCTCGAACGGGAGATGATTGTTCCGTTGGTACTATTGGACTATATAAATATTGTGGAGAAGCAGATAGTGATTGTAATGGAGGAACAACTTCGGGAACCTATGGAACTCTTATAACAAGTGGATTTTCTGGAACTTATTCTGGTTCCTATGGAACAGTTTATAATACAGGTGTTTGGAATCATTATATAGCTTATAAAGCCTGCAATGATGCTAATACAACTCCAACAGGAGGTTTCACAGGTAGGGTAGATTGGCGTCTTCCAAGTTTAATTGAATTAGAATCTCTAATAGATTTATCTGGAAATAATTATCCAGCAGTATCAAATGCTAAAATCAATGGAAACTTCTTTCCTGACACTCTTGCTTACTACTATTGGTCATCGTCTGCTTTTCGAGGCCACAATAGCCTTGCCATGACTGTTGTCTTCCATTTTGGAGGTATATCCAGTATCAGTAAGGCCACTAGTTTTTACGTTCGTTGTGTATCCGGACCGTAG
- a CDS encoding phosphoglycerate dehydrogenase, which yields MKKIFASVYPFGKYEPACLKVLKTTGYELIQSPHKRKLSPLELVDYGRDADVLIAGTENLEPYIHSNSNLKFISRVGIGLDSVPLKLCREKGIRVSYTPDAVTMAVAEMTVGLILILLRKLQLADMEIRSGAWTRYVGKRIENINIGIVGFGRIGKALTRLLSSFRPKSILVYDIKDKTPEINQYQKQYSINLRALNLHDLYRESDIISLHVPLYHKTRDMIGIEELKMMKKDICLINTARGGIIRESDLLQYLKGNQEASAAIDVFTKEPYFGDLKELSNIFLSQHMGSCSIDCRINMELQAAEEAVRFILGQKLHSEVPDEEYEYQD from the coding sequence ATGAAAAAAATTTTTGCTTCTGTTTATCCTTTTGGCAAATACGAACCGGCTTGCCTGAAAGTTCTAAAAACGACAGGCTATGAACTTATACAAAGTCCCCATAAAAGGAAATTAAGTCCTCTTGAATTAGTCGACTACGGAAGGGATGCAGATGTTTTAATAGCAGGCACTGAAAATTTAGAACCATATATTCATTCTAATTCTAACCTAAAGTTTATCTCCAGGGTAGGTATCGGCTTAGATTCCGTACCTTTAAAACTCTGCCGGGAAAAAGGTATTCGAGTATCCTATACTCCTGATGCAGTAACTATGGCTGTAGCGGAAATGACAGTTGGACTTATTCTTATTCTCCTTCGTAAATTGCAGTTAGCTGATATGGAAATAAGAAGCGGTGCTTGGACGAGATATGTGGGTAAAAGGATCGAGAATATTAATATTGGCATTGTGGGATTCGGAAGAATTGGAAAAGCCTTAACTCGTCTTCTTTCTTCTTTCCGTCCAAAATCTATCCTGGTTTACGATATAAAAGATAAAACTCCTGAGATAAACCAATATCAAAAACAATACAGCATAAATCTTAGAGCTCTCAATTTACATGATCTATACAGAGAGTCAGATATAATCAGTCTTCATGTTCCCCTCTATCATAAAACCAGAGACATGATAGGAATAGAAGAGCTAAAGATGATGAAAAAAGATATTTGTCTTATTAATACAGCAAGGGGAGGAATTATTCGGGAGAGTGATTTATTACAATACCTTAAGGGAAATCAGGAAGCTTCTGCGGCCATTGATGTATTTACGAAAGAACCTTATTTTGGAGATTTAAAAGAGCTTTCGAATATATTTTTAAGTCAACACATGGGCTCCTGCTCTATCGATTGCAGGATAAATATGGAATTACAGGC
- a CDS encoding ATP-binding protein has protein sequence MQNIDRYIEKSIKSFFFRGKAILVYGARQVGKTTLIHKILEDSKDDVLFLNGDEPDIRELFQNITSTKLRNLIGHKKIIFIDEAQRISQIGLSLKLIIDQIKEVQVIASGSSSFDLQNRTGESLTGRKYEWKLFPFSFYELSSSFSILEEKRLLENRLIYGSYPEIVTHPGEEKELLGLLTESYLYKDILMMDNIHKPVFIEKIVKALALQIGSEVSYNELAKTVSSDPATVEKYIHILEKAFVVFIVPAFSKNVRNEIKKGKKIYFYDNGVRNAVLRNYQPLELRTDKGALWENYLMSERRKLILNNKKDIQQYFWRTSAQQEIDVVEEENGKLCIYEYKWSPKTKNKFPKTFTENYCIEKSEIISTDNYEEYLLSL, from the coding sequence ATGCAGAATATTGATAGATATATAGAAAAATCGATAAAAAGCTTTTTTTTTAGAGGAAAAGCAATTCTTGTTTATGGAGCAAGACAGGTAGGGAAGACTACTCTTATTCACAAGATTTTGGAAGATAGCAAGGATGATGTCCTTTTTTTAAATGGAGATGAACCTGACATTCGAGAATTGTTCCAAAATATTACTTCCACAAAATTAAGAAACCTGATTGGACATAAAAAAATTATTTTTATAGATGAAGCTCAGAGAATTTCTCAAATCGGGCTATCTTTAAAACTTATTATAGATCAAATCAAGGAAGTGCAGGTAATCGCTTCCGGTTCTTCCTCTTTTGATTTGCAAAACCGGACGGGTGAATCCCTTACAGGAAGAAAATACGAATGGAAACTTTTTCCATTTTCATTTTATGAACTCTCATCTTCGTTTAGTATTCTGGAAGAAAAAAGACTACTGGAAAATCGTCTTATCTATGGAAGTTACCCCGAAATTGTTACTCACCCGGGAGAAGAAAAAGAGCTACTCGGATTATTAACCGAAAGCTATTTATATAAAGATATTTTAATGATGGATAATATTCATAAACCAGTATTCATAGAAAAAATTGTAAAAGCATTAGCACTACAAATCGGAAGTGAGGTTTCTTATAATGAACTGGCAAAGACAGTATCTTCCGATCCTGCTACGGTAGAAAAGTATATTCATATATTGGAAAAAGCATTTGTTGTTTTTATTGTTCCGGCATTCAGTAAAAATGTGAGGAATGAAATTAAAAAAGGAAAGAAAATTTATTTTTATGATAATGGGGTTCGTAATGCAGTTCTTAGGAATTACCAACCTTTGGAACTCAGAACCGACAAAGGAGCTTTGTGGGAAAATTATCTGATGAGTGAAAGGAGAAAATTGATTCTAAACAATAAAAAAGATATACAACAATATTTTTGGAGAACAAGTGCTCAACAAGAAATTGATGTGGTCGAAGAAGAGAATGGTAAACTTTGTATATATGAATATAAGTGGAGTCCTAAAACTAAAAATAAGTTTCCAAAAACTTTTACCGAAAATTACTGTATCGAAAAGTCAGAGATAATTTCTACAGATAATTATGAAGAGTATTTATTAAGCCTTTAA